A stretch of Plesiomonas shigelloides DNA encodes these proteins:
- a CDS encoding glycosyltransferase family 4 protein, with protein sequence MVLGTRGIPNVLGGVETHCQALYPALLQESEWQATVLARAPYVDYVRSEYRGVQLRALPAPKKKSLEAIVHSVLAALYSRFHRCDIVHVHAIGPGLVVPLLRLLGKKVVFTHHGPDYERLKWGGLAKAMLRLGEKWAVTYANEVIVISEVINDLIKKQYQRHDAHLIFNGVEPAQLPDEAKRSEILATHGLTAGHYLVAVGRLVEEKGLHDLIAAYGQLQTSLPLVIVGDADHETPYSRKLKEQAAATPGVIMTGFISGDALRTVFSQARLFVMPSYHEGLPIALLEAMSYGLPVRVSDIPANLAVKLPDECYIPVGDSSAMAHALQAQLEQQTPTPPDYSHYLALYDWQQIARQTAAVYRQTYRQAYR encoded by the coding sequence ATGGTGCTGGGTACCCGTGGGATCCCGAATGTCTTGGGTGGCGTCGAAACCCACTGTCAGGCGCTGTATCCGGCATTGTTGCAAGAGTCAGAATGGCAGGCCACGGTATTAGCGCGTGCGCCGTATGTGGATTATGTTCGCAGTGAATACCGTGGTGTGCAGCTGCGCGCCTTGCCTGCGCCGAAGAAAAAATCCCTTGAGGCAATCGTACATTCGGTATTGGCTGCCTTGTACAGCCGTTTTCACCGCTGTGATATCGTGCATGTGCATGCCATTGGTCCGGGTTTAGTGGTGCCATTATTGCGCTTGCTGGGTAAAAAAGTGGTCTTTACTCATCATGGCCCCGATTACGAACGCCTGAAGTGGGGCGGACTGGCTAAAGCCATGTTGCGGTTAGGCGAAAAATGGGCGGTGACTTATGCCAATGAGGTCATTGTGATCTCAGAGGTGATTAACGATCTGATTAAAAAACAGTATCAGCGCCACGACGCGCATCTGATTTTTAATGGGGTGGAGCCTGCCCAATTGCCTGATGAAGCCAAGCGTAGCGAAATTTTAGCCACGCATGGGCTGACTGCCGGTCACTATCTGGTGGCGGTAGGTCGGCTGGTGGAAGAGAAGGGGCTGCATGATTTGATTGCTGCTTATGGTCAGTTGCAGACATCATTGCCATTAGTGATTGTCGGTGATGCTGACCATGAAACGCCGTATAGCCGCAAGTTAAAAGAGCAAGCTGCGGCGACACCGGGCGTGATCATGACCGGCTTTATCTCTGGCGATGCACTGCGTACCGTGTTTTCGCAGGCGCGCTTGTTTGTGATGCCGTCCTACCATGAAGGGTTGCCGATCGCACTGCTGGAAGCTATGTCGTATGGTTTGCCGGTTCGTGTGAGTGACATTCCGGCTAACCTAGCGGTGAAGTTGCCAGATGAGTGCTATATCCCTGTAGGGGATAGCAGTGCGATGGCGCACGCGCTACAAGCGCAGTTAGAGCAACAGACTCCGACACCGCCGGATTATTCCCATTATTTAGCGCTGTATGATTGGCAGCAGATTGCTCGGCAGACTGCCGCGGTTTATCGACAGACTTATCGACAGGCTTATCGATAG
- a CDS encoding DUF4832 domain-containing protein, whose amino-acid sequence MKPIYWLGLLLCTFGAQAAENGMITVHPQSLDTILTNPGIGVETFQDNWGMPLQTPEQYPATTVDYYRFYWDELEPQEGQINFAMLDSIIAKAKAQTPSKQIALRVMDLDEPTSGSKLPRWLIDKPIRGNWTADKSTFVPDYADPVFQQYAAKLLNALGARYNGNPQLAYIDIGVVGSWGEWHLSNFPQEEPLAQRYTPEQLNAYVDMHLKAFPDTPKIMLINEPNSFAYALKQGTGWRADCLGDWHNFSDTWSHMRDEYPQRLQQAAAEGAPVDSAWQHAPVSFEVCGKMSQWQTIQHYTRAEVQATFDWALAQHMSTLNLKSDPIPAEYRDIVDSALKKMGYRISLQSLTHPATIAPGRTLTLTGEWRNEGVAPAYVHYPLNYRLVGAKGNVIKQWTSRSDIRQWLPGEHQTQDSITLPKKIPAGNYALELTFTNAYQKPALNLANEGKQASGWYRVSQIEIK is encoded by the coding sequence ATGAAACCGATATATTGGCTGGGCTTGCTGCTGTGTACCTTCGGCGCTCAGGCCGCCGAGAACGGTATGATTACTGTACATCCTCAGTCGCTGGATACCATTTTGACTAACCCCGGCATCGGGGTAGAGACATTTCAGGATAACTGGGGCATGCCATTGCAAACTCCAGAGCAGTATCCTGCCACTACGGTGGATTATTACCGTTTTTATTGGGATGAGCTGGAGCCGCAAGAAGGGCAAATCAACTTTGCCATGCTCGATAGCATCATTGCTAAAGCCAAGGCGCAAACACCGTCCAAGCAAATTGCATTGCGGGTGATGGATTTGGATGAGCCGACCAGTGGCTCAAAACTACCGCGCTGGTTGATTGATAAGCCGATTCGCGGCAATTGGACTGCCGATAAATCCACATTCGTTCCCGATTATGCCGATCCGGTGTTTCAGCAATATGCCGCGAAACTGCTCAATGCACTGGGCGCACGTTATAACGGGAATCCCCAGTTGGCTTACATTGATATTGGTGTTGTCGGCTCATGGGGCGAGTGGCATTTGAGCAATTTTCCACAAGAAGAGCCGTTAGCGCAGCGTTACACGCCCGAGCAGTTAAATGCCTACGTGGATATGCACCTTAAAGCCTTCCCTGATACGCCTAAAATCATGTTGATCAATGAGCCCAATAGCTTTGCCTACGCGCTGAAGCAGGGCACTGGCTGGCGCGCAGATTGCCTTGGTGATTGGCATAATTTCTCCGATACGTGGAGCCATATGCGTGATGAGTATCCGCAGCGCTTGCAGCAAGCCGCCGCCGAAGGGGCGCCCGTGGATAGCGCATGGCAGCACGCGCCGGTGAGTTTTGAAGTGTGCGGGAAGATGTCGCAGTGGCAGACTATTCAGCACTATACGCGTGCGGAAGTGCAAGCCACCTTTGATTGGGCTCTGGCACAGCACATGTCGACACTCAATCTGAAGTCTGACCCGATCCCTGCCGAGTATCGCGATATCGTAGACAGCGCGCTAAAAAAAATGGGATATCGTATTTCATTGCAAAGCTTGACCCATCCGGCCACCATTGCGCCCGGACGCACGCTGACGTTGACCGGAGAGTGGCGTAATGAGGGCGTGGCACCCGCGTATGTTCACTATCCGCTGAACTATCGCTTAGTGGGCGCGAAGGGTAACGTGATTAAGCAGTGGACTAGCCGCAGTGATATTCGTCAGTGGCTACCGGGTGAGCATCAGACTCAAGACAGCATCACGTTGCCGAAAAAAATACCGGCAGGTAATTATGCACTGGAATTAACCTTTACCAATGCTTACCAAAAGCCAGCGTTGAATTTGGCCAATGAAGGCAAGCAAGCGTCGGGCTGGTATCGCGTTTCTCAAATAGAGATTAAGTGA
- a CDS encoding LysR family transcriptional regulator encodes MNLRELRYFIEVVKNNGFGRATETLHVTQPAISRAIKQLEDELGGELLIRESRGVRLTDRGRILLRYAENILQQENNLHIELNDISEEITGILKVGLPPIIGAVYFPEILFTFRKRCPKVELEIVEMPTPQLEDALHSGAIEIAAAMLPMHAEGYKIQKFATDSLVIVAPRQHPLSQKSHVSIVELAREPFILFAEQFKVNELIYSAFGLHGLIPKVVGRSSNFELVTAMVRSGMGISLLPASVWQNKTASDFAAIPVSDPPLPYDVGLIRRSGDVISRGCEAWIEVSANILHFDVSPDFIL; translated from the coding sequence ATGAATTTACGCGAGCTCCGATATTTTATTGAAGTGGTAAAAAATAATGGTTTTGGCCGTGCTACAGAAACGCTGCATGTCACACAACCCGCGATTAGCAGGGCGATTAAGCAACTTGAGGATGAGTTAGGCGGGGAGCTATTAATTCGTGAATCGCGCGGGGTTCGTTTAACCGATCGCGGACGTATTTTGTTACGTTATGCTGAAAACATTCTGCAGCAGGAAAATAATTTACACATAGAGCTGAATGATATCAGTGAAGAAATTACTGGGATATTAAAAGTAGGGCTACCACCTATTATTGGCGCAGTTTATTTCCCAGAAATATTATTTACTTTTCGTAAACGTTGCCCAAAAGTCGAACTTGAAATTGTTGAAATGCCAACTCCGCAATTAGAGGATGCTCTGCATAGTGGAGCTATCGAAATTGCAGCAGCAATGCTTCCCATGCATGCTGAAGGGTATAAAATCCAAAAATTTGCCACAGACTCTTTGGTGATTGTCGCTCCACGTCAGCATCCATTAAGTCAGAAAAGTCATGTCTCTATTGTGGAGCTCGCCCGCGAGCCCTTTATCCTGTTTGCCGAGCAGTTTAAAGTCAATGAGTTAATCTACAGTGCCTTCGGGTTACATGGGTTAATTCCCAAGGTCGTCGGTCGCAGCAGTAACTTTGAGTTGGTTACGGCCATGGTACGCTCCGGTATGGGAATTTCATTGCTTCCGGCATCCGTCTGGCAAAACAAAACTGCGTCAGACTTTGCTGCGATCCCGGTGAGCGATCCGCCCCTGCCCTATGACGTCGGGTTAATTCGCCGCTCTGGAGATGTCATCAGCCGAGGTTGTGAGGCGTGGATTGAGGTGTCTGCGAATATTCTACATTTTGATGTCTCGCCTGATTTTATTCTGTAA
- a CDS encoding alpha-keto acid decarboxylase family protein, with amino-acid sequence MAKTVIQHVLSRLYDLGISDIFGVPGDYAFPIEDAVCEDNRLRWIGNCNELNAAYSADGYARIHGMAALSTTFGVGELSAISGIAGAFAESLPIFHLVGMPASSVQAQGGLVHHTLGDGHFTTFYEATAPFVCARAIMTPENCVAETERLIAAALRYRKPVYMVFPSDYATMPVVEMAVPATVTESSDPVVLTEVVDILADRLNNSQQACVLPGIYLARHGVRQETLSLIEAANLPFATMMMDKSVLDESHSNYIGMYNGNLMDANVRDFVESSDCVLRIGAIMSDFNTGAFTARLDSRKCIAIMPESVQIGGAVYNRVLMKDVLEAVAKKVSKKAFPAHAPKVTALPVVTASGKITAEYLYSRWQQMLKPNDILMAETGTSSMGLGFARMPQGSTFHNQTLWGAIGWATPAAFGAAMAAPEQRTVLITGEGSHQLTAQEISQFYRFGLKPLIFVLNNDGYLIERLLCKDGDIYYNDLAQWKYEKLPEAMGCENWFTACVTTCEELDTAIRQAETCGTGAYIEVITEKYASSELAEKLHQSINSLYSA; translated from the coding sequence ATGGCTAAGACTGTTATTCAACATGTACTGTCCCGCCTGTACGATCTGGGCATCAGTGATATTTTCGGTGTTCCTGGTGATTATGCTTTTCCTATCGAAGATGCAGTGTGTGAAGATAATCGCCTGCGCTGGATTGGTAACTGTAATGAGTTAAATGCGGCATATTCAGCCGATGGTTATGCCCGTATTCATGGCATGGCTGCGCTGAGTACCACCTTTGGTGTTGGGGAGCTCAGTGCTATCAGTGGCATTGCGGGCGCATTTGCCGAATCGCTGCCGATTTTCCACTTGGTAGGGATGCCGGCAAGCAGTGTGCAAGCCCAAGGCGGACTCGTACACCACACATTGGGTGATGGTCATTTCACTACGTTTTATGAAGCCACTGCGCCGTTTGTGTGTGCTCGTGCGATTATGACTCCGGAAAACTGTGTGGCTGAAACGGAACGCTTGATTGCTGCGGCACTGCGTTATCGTAAACCGGTATACATGGTTTTCCCGAGTGATTATGCCACCATGCCTGTAGTGGAAATGGCTGTGCCTGCCACGGTGACAGAAAGCAGCGATCCTGTGGTACTGACTGAAGTGGTTGATATTCTGGCTGATCGCTTGAATAACAGCCAGCAAGCTTGCGTACTGCCAGGGATCTACTTGGCGCGTCATGGTGTGCGTCAAGAAACGCTGAGTCTGATTGAAGCGGCGAACCTGCCGTTTGCCACCATGATGATGGATAAGAGCGTGCTGGATGAAAGTCATTCCAACTATATCGGGATGTATAACGGCAATTTGATGGATGCGAATGTCCGTGATTTTGTTGAAAGCAGCGATTGTGTGTTGAGAATCGGTGCGATCATGTCGGATTTCAACACTGGTGCGTTTACTGCGCGGCTTGATAGCCGTAAGTGTATTGCCATCATGCCGGAGTCAGTGCAAATCGGTGGGGCGGTGTATAACCGAGTGCTAATGAAGGATGTGCTAGAGGCGGTGGCTAAAAAAGTCAGTAAAAAAGCTTTCCCGGCACATGCACCAAAAGTTACAGCACTGCCAGTAGTGACTGCCAGTGGCAAGATTACGGCAGAATATCTTTATTCACGTTGGCAACAAATGCTCAAACCGAATGACATTTTGATGGCTGAAACCGGTACATCATCTATGGGCTTAGGTTTTGCTCGTATGCCACAGGGGTCGACTTTCCACAACCAAACTTTGTGGGGCGCGATTGGTTGGGCTACCCCTGCGGCCTTTGGTGCGGCAATGGCGGCACCAGAGCAACGTACGGTATTGATTACCGGTGAAGGCTCACACCAGCTGACCGCGCAGGAGATTAGCCAATTTTATCGTTTTGGCTTGAAGCCACTGATTTTTGTTCTCAATAATGATGGATACTTAATCGAGCGTTTATTGTGCAAAGATGGTGACATTTATTACAACGATCTGGCGCAGTGGAAATATGAAAAACTGCCAGAAGCGATGGGATGTGAAAACTGGTTTACCGCTTGTGTCACGACGTGTGAGGAGTTGGATACCGCAATTCGCCAAGCTGAAACTTGCGGTACGGGTGCTTATATCGAAGTGATTACAGAGAAATATGCATCATCAGAGCTTGCTGAAAAATTGCACCAATCTATCAACTCACTGTACTCGGCTTAA
- a CDS encoding protease inhibitor I42 family protein: MQHLIELPANPTTGYTWLLRELPDEVALLNMNYQLSTDCKPGMTGCDGKTILQLVGIEKGHGDLVLQYARPFETLSQPTYSIKISVTE; this comes from the coding sequence TTGCAGCATCTTATTGAATTACCCGCAAACCCAACCACAGGCTATACATGGCTGCTCAGGGAACTACCAGATGAAGTTGCTCTGCTCAATATGAATTACCAGCTCTCTACTGATTGCAAACCTGGCATGACAGGCTGCGATGGCAAAACCATTCTTCAACTCGTCGGGATTGAAAAGGGGCATGGTGATTTAGTCCTGCAATATGCAAGACCTTTTGAGACACTCTCTCAGCCAACGTACAGTATTAAGATTAGCGTCACTGAGTAA
- the tpx gene encoding thiol peroxidase, which produces MSTTVTRRGVPVEVAGHFPAKGEQAKPFTLVDKDLNDVTLASFGAQRKILNIFPSIDTAVCATSVRKFNAEASGLNNTVVLCISADLPFAQARFCGAEGLANVITLSTLRSASFMQDYGVAFATGSMGGLAARAVIVLDENNHVLHSELVAEVANEPDYAAALAVLK; this is translated from the coding sequence ATGAGCACAACGGTTACCCGCAGAGGCGTTCCGGTTGAAGTCGCCGGGCATTTTCCCGCTAAAGGCGAACAGGCCAAGCCTTTTACGCTGGTGGATAAAGATCTGAATGATGTCACGCTGGCCAGCTTTGGTGCGCAGCGTAAAATCTTAAATATTTTTCCAAGCATTGATACTGCCGTGTGTGCCACGTCGGTACGTAAGTTCAATGCTGAGGCATCTGGCTTGAATAACACGGTCGTGTTGTGCATTTCAGCGGACTTGCCGTTTGCGCAAGCGCGCTTTTGTGGCGCAGAAGGGCTAGCAAATGTCATCACGTTATCAACCCTGCGCTCCGCATCCTTCATGCAAGATTACGGGGTAGCCTTTGCCACCGGTTCAATGGGCGGATTGGCGGCGCGCGCTGTGATTGTGCTGGATGAAAACAATCACGTACTACACAGTGAATTGGTTGCTGAGGTGGCTAATGAGCCCGATTATGCCGCGGCATTGGCAGTACTGAAGTAA